One Phaseolus vulgaris cultivar G19833 chromosome 4, P. vulgaris v2.0, whole genome shotgun sequence DNA window includes the following coding sequences:
- the LOC137838735 gene encoding secreted RxLR effector protein 161-like — protein MVGVEVMGCALVVNALSPWSSSTSRPYIMFVVCLYARFQSNPKESHFKAAKRILKYLKVTTTIGLWYHSHSPIHLVGYSNSDFAGCKTDRKGTSGTFHLLGSSLISLHSKKQACVDLSTAEAEYIACGSYCA, from the coding sequence ATGGTGGGTGTTGAGGTCATGGGTTGTGCTTTGGTAGTAAATGCCCTCTCTCCTTGGTCTTCATCAACTAGCAGACCATACATCATGTTTGTAGTTTGTCTTTATGCTAGATTTCAATCCAATCCAAAAGAATCTCACTTTAAAGCTGCCAAACGTATTTTGAAATATCTTAAGGTAACAACCACTATTGGTTtatggtatcattctcactctCCTATACATTTAGTTGGATATTCtaattctgattttgcagggtgCAAGACGGATAGAAAAGGCACAAGTGGGACTTTTCATCTTCTTGGTTCAAGTCTCATATCTttgcatagcaagaagcaagcttgtgtggaTCTTTCAACTGCAGAAGCTGAATACATAGCTTGTGGAAGCTATTGTGCATAG